ACCGGCACCGGTGGCGTGCTGGCCAAGGCCGCGGCAGAAGGCATCCGGACCGTGCTGGTCACCTGCACCGACGGCCGGTGCGGGGACGGCCCGGGCGGGGTCAAGCCCGGCGATCCCGGCCACGACCCCGAGGCGGTGGCCGAGATGCGCCGCGGTGAGCTGGAGAAGAGCTGCGCGGTGCTGGGCGTGAGCCACCTGGAGCTGCTGGAGTACGCCGACTCCGGAATGATCGACTGGCCCCAGAACAGCGCGCCCGGCTCGTTCTGGAGCACCCCGGTGAGCGAGGCGGCAGCACGGCTGGCGGAGCTGATGCGGCGCTACCAGCCCGATGTGGTGGTCAGCTACGACGAGAACGGCTTCTACGGCCATCCCGACCACATCCAGGCGCACCGGATCACCATGGCCGCGGTGGCCGAGACCGGGCTGCCGGCCAAGGTCTACTGGACCACTGCTCCCCAATCGGGGATGCAGGAGCTCCGCCGGATCATGCTCGAGCTCGGCGCGGACTGGGACGAGCCGGACGGCGAGACGCCG
The window above is part of the Jatrophihabitans sp. genome. Proteins encoded here:
- a CDS encoding PIG-L family deacetylase; the encoded protein is MTDRRLTLMAVHAHPDDEATGTGGVLAKAAAEGIRTVLVTCTDGRCGDGPGGVKPGDPGHDPEAVAEMRRGELEKSCAVLGVSHLELLEYADSGMIDWPQNSAPGSFWSTPVSEAAARLAELMRRYQPDVVVSYDENGFYGHPDHIQAHRITMAAVAETGLPAKVYWTTAPQSGMQELRRIMLELGADWDEPDGETPEIGLPDEQITTWVDTNEFSDQKYDALAAHASQDESIFFLRMGRENFASLMGVETFVRVHDTTGAPLPEDDLFAGLR